From Lolium perenne isolate Kyuss_39 chromosome 5, Kyuss_2.0, whole genome shotgun sequence, a single genomic window includes:
- the LOC127304872 gene encoding uncharacterized protein: MKDVVFTYVKNGPLVEPAQEEDLPRQMKGLLNWYKGYIKLKNAKDYIYAEVRYEHHFKHYYVQIHLSELFQLFNLRDLDKSIISCYVLMKKREMRIRNIHDVGFIDPQIVNSYVLEHHPADVEDDPWRFIRKQKLKSDILFPYHFGFHWILMVIQFHTSSVLVHDSLNMDPALWADMRKMMQKVWRRFVDTKVGEFKKELHFKMAVRTTGDIQPPGTNLCGYYVCERIRRYCNERDQKCENNILRNNLRKTLSPEARFRPLQEELAGWLAREVIDPRGEHHYDDVDLYMH; this comes from the exons atgaaggacgtagtatttacatatgtgaagaatggccctctcgtcgagcctgcgcaggaagaggatctacctcgacaaatgaaaggtctgctaaattggtacaagggttacataaaacttaaaaacgccaaagactatatttatgcggaagttagatatgagcatcacttcaaacattactatgtacaaattcatctgagtgaattgttccagctgttcaatctgcgcgacctcgacaaatctatcatcagttgctacgttct aatgaagaagcgggaaatgcgaataaggaacatccatgatgttgggttcattgacccacaaatcgttaattcatatgtgttagaacaccaccccgccgacgtggaggatgacccgtggcggtttattagaaaacagaaactcaaaagtgatattctatttccttaccattttgg gttccactggattcttatggtaattcaatttcacacctcctcagttctcgtccacgactctctgaatatggatccggcgctttgggccgacatgagaaaaatgatgcaaaa ggtttggagacggttcgtagataccaaggtcggtgaattcaaaaaagagctacattttaaaatggcagtgcggacgactggggatattcagccaccggggaccaatctatgtggatactatgtttgtgagaggatccggagatactgcaatgagcgggaccagaagtgtgagaacaacatcctgaggaataacctccggaagacgcttagtccagaagctcgcttccgaccacttcaagaggaactagctggatggttggcgagggaagtcatcgatcctagaggagaacaccattacgatgacgtagatctttatatgcactaa